TTCTTTCGGCGAGAAAAATTTACGAGGATATCGTTAAAATCGGAAACTCGATCGAGATCAATCTATCTCTCAAAAACATAGATCGTATCAATAAGATTTTGGAAGACGGAATCAAAAGAGAACCTCTTTAGATCACTTCATCGCTTTTTCGATATCGTCGTCCGCTTGCGAAGACGCTTCTTCGCTGAAAGAACCCTTGGGAGTTCTCACCAAAAATTCCACCTCGTCGATCACGTCTCCCTCATAGGCGACTTTCAAAAGATACTTTCCGGGAGTCAGTCCTTGAAACGATCCTTCAATCGTTTTTGAAATCGGATTCGGTCTTTTTCGAAGAACGTCGAGTTCGTTGTATCCCAACTGAAAACGACTTAAACTCACATAGGTTTCCGCGGTTTCCGGAACGGATCTGGAGAATCGATAGATATAGTGAATGGTTTTATCGTCCGGGAAAATCAGATTCTCCCTTGTGATCGTATATTCTCCCACGGTCATGATTTTCTTTTCGAGGACGTTGAACTTTTCCTCGTCCATGACGGCCCAACCAAAATCCCCAGTCGGTTTAAAACACGAAGTCGAAAGGACAAAAGTTAAAATCAGGAATGAGATTCTTAAAAACGCAGGAAGAAATTTCATTTTTCGTTGAGGGAGGCCGAGTCGATCACTCTTGCCTTTCCGGAAATATCTTTTTCGCGGGGAGGTTGAGAAGAAGGAGGAACGTTTGTATAAAACGTTTTCCACTGAGAGGTGGATGGATTTTCTTTCGGATTTGTAAAAAACCGGGAAAGAAAACGATACACCAGATAGGTCATCAGAATGAAAAGAATCAGTTTCATATTTCTACTTCTAATATGACCCGGCGTTTGTTTCCTGCAATCTGAAAAAAGAGAAAAAAAGAGAGATTTGGATCAGATAAAGCCGTTTTCGTTGTACATATACTGTTTTAGATTTTTATTTTCCTCTTCGGTTTTTTCGATCTTGGCTTTCACCGCGTCTCCGATCGAAATAATTCCGATCAAAAGTCCGTCTTCTAAAATAGGCATGTGGCGGATTCTCTTTTTGAGCATAATGGAAAGGAGTTCGTCTACGTCGTCCTCGGGGGACATTGTAGTGAGCGTGGTGGACATTACCTCTGAAACTGATTTTTTGAAAAAATCCAATCCCAGTTCTGCGGAAAGATGGAGAACGTCCCTTTCCGTAAAAATGCCCTTTAGTTTCCCTTCGCCCAAAATCATAACCGATCCGATGTCATACTTAGTCATAAATTTGACCGCATCCATCACCGAAGTATCCGGCTCCACCGAAAGGAGTTTTCTATCTTTTTTTGCAAGGATCTGTTTTACGTACATAGCATCTCCATATCTTTCGCCTCTTTCCCTCGATATTCTGAAAAGAAAACGTCTATTACTTCAGTGGTTCTCGGGGGGATTTCTCTCTTGCAGCCGAGGGCTTCTTGAGAGATAATTATATGCTAGAGGTTTTTTGTCTGAGGTTCAAGAATTTTTCCAATGAAAAAGGAATAACTTTTCAAGGAATCGACCGGTTTCAGTAGAATTCTTTTCTTCGATACGAAAAAAGGTTTTCAATTCACGTATACTCTTACATTTTTTTCGCCAAAGGCTACCCGTTCCAAAATGAATCCCAGTGACCCCATTTCCGCCCCTTCGATCCTAATCGTGGACGACGAATGGCTCATTGCGTTCAATCTTCAAGTCTCTCTCCAAAAATTGGGATATGCGATCGCTGGAACTGCCAGAACCGCGGATGAGGCCTTGGAACTCGCGGAACGTACGAAACCGGATTTGATTCTTATGGATATCCGAATTGAAGGAGAATTGGACGGAATTCAAGCCGCGGAAAGAATCCAGAAAAGAATGGATGTTCCCGTCATTTTTATGACCGCATTTGCGGACGAAGAAACCTTCAATCGTGCCGTGGACAGGGCTTCCATGTTCGGATATATCTCCAAACCCTTTCAACCGACCGCGCTTAAAAATTCGATCGAGATCGCACTCAAACAACAACAAAGATTTGGAAAGGCGAGGGAAGAAGGGAAGGAAGCCCGCGACGTCATTCAAAACATCGGAGAAGGCGTGATCTCTTTAGATCGGGAAGGTAAGATTCTTTTTATGAATCGTACGGCGGAAACGCTCACGGGTTGGCTTCTTTCCGACGTCCAGGGTGAATCCGGAGAGAAAGTGTTGAGCCTTTCCACCGACGAAGGAGAGAATATTAAAACGGGAGTGGGGCCGGGCAAACCCAGTCATCTCAAATACATTCCTTCTCTTCTCACTCGAAAGAATGGAACCCGGATCCAAGTCGCTTTCCGAGTTTCTCCGGTTCGCGACGAAGAGGCAAACATAGCGGGCTCGATCATCACTCTTTCGGAACTTTCTACTCTTACCGTTTCCGAGAAAGAAATCTCCGAGATGGAAAAAGTGATTCAATCCGAAAGAAGACTGGATTCTATCCAAAAGCTCGC
This is a stretch of genomic DNA from Leptospira tipperaryensis. It encodes these proteins:
- a CDS encoding LIC_12238 family plasminogen-binding lipoprotein; its protein translation is MKFLPAFLRISFLILTFVLSTSCFKPTGDFGWAVMDEEKFNVLEKKIMTVGEYTITRENLIFPDDKTIHYIYRFSRSVPETAETYVSLSRFQLGYNELDVLRKRPNPISKTIEGSFQGLTPGKYLLKVAYEGDVIDEVEFLVRTPKGSFSEEASSQADDDIEKAMK
- a CDS encoding CBS domain-containing protein encodes the protein MYVKQILAKKDRKLLSVEPDTSVMDAVKFMTKYDIGSVMILGEGKLKGIFTERDVLHLSAELGLDFFKKSVSEVMSTTLTTMSPEDDVDELLSIMLKKRIRHMPILEDGLLIGIISIGDAVKAKIEKTEEENKNLKQYMYNENGFI
- a CDS encoding ATP-binding response regulator — its product is MNPSDPISAPSILIVDDEWLIAFNLQVSLQKLGYAIAGTARTADEALELAERTKPDLILMDIRIEGELDGIQAAERIQKRMDVPVIFMTAFADEETFNRAVDRASMFGYISKPFQPTALKNSIEIALKQQQRFGKAREEGKEARDVIQNIGEGVISLDREGKILFMNRTAETLTGWLLSDVQGESGEKVLSLSTDEGENIKTGVGPGKPSHLKYIPSLLTRKNGTRIQVAFRVSPVRDEEANIAGSIITLSELSTLTVSEKEISEMEKVIQSERRLDSIQKLAAGLAHEINNPLMGIINYGHIIRNHKGGDADTKNYARLVIEQGERIASIIRNLVLFSRQDAEQPVSTNVRQLVSSVEGMISEMLKSHEIQLEIEIPENLEVQLRPNQIREVLYNILYYYSENQKEAKIHMRATLDGTESAHLRILISGKLNINVEEESRFEPFENFRSNDARIGMGLSVCYGILQANRGQLLLKKSGSGWDFIIQVPV